The Acidobacteriota bacterium genome has a window encoding:
- a CDS encoding M20/M25/M40 family metallo-hydrolase, whose translation MLGKIRDEGLQRSQVMEHIVWLSDIYGPRLTGSPAIKQASTWAQKKFQEWGLANIHEEEWPFGKGWSLVRFDAHMTEPQVAPLIGYPKSWTPGTQGRINAEVALANIRNEADIEKYRGKLKGKIVLTQPARAVRMLEDRLVLRMNDTDIKEAMTTPIPPARQAGGGRGGGAAAGGGDFARLRELQTKVQKFFLEEGVAAIFERGSDGDLSAGGSDLSWQTQHTDGGTIFVQSGGPRDAANAGKVPPQVVLAVEHYNRMVRILERNLPVKVELNIQAEFHEEAASKGFNVIAEIPGSDLANEVVMIGAHFDSHHSGTGATDNATGSAAMMEALRILKAVGAKPRRTIRIGLWGGEEEGLLGSRAYVKEHFADPTNMQLKPDHAKLAAYFNLDNGTGHIRGVWSQGNLAAMKVFEQWADPLRDLGVTIISPRSVTSTDHLSFEAVGLPGFQFVQERLEYNSRTHHSNMDVVDHVVRDEMVQVATVAAVFAYNAAMRNEKLPRKALPGPSRNPREQEN comes from the coding sequence ATGCTCGGCAAAATCCGCGACGAAGGTTTGCAGCGTTCGCAAGTGATGGAACACATCGTTTGGCTCTCGGATATATACGGCCCGCGCCTGACCGGCTCACCCGCGATCAAGCAGGCCAGCACCTGGGCGCAAAAGAAATTTCAGGAATGGGGCCTCGCCAACATTCACGAAGAAGAGTGGCCGTTCGGCAAAGGCTGGTCGCTGGTGCGTTTCGACGCGCACATGACCGAACCGCAAGTCGCGCCGCTGATCGGCTATCCCAAGTCGTGGACGCCCGGCACCCAAGGGCGCATCAACGCCGAGGTCGCCCTCGCCAACATCCGCAACGAAGCCGACATTGAAAAATATCGTGGCAAGCTGAAAGGCAAAATCGTGCTGACGCAACCGGCCCGTGCCGTCAGAATGCTGGAAGACCGGTTGGTGCTGCGGATGAATGACACCGACATCAAAGAGGCCATGACCACGCCGATTCCGCCTGCGCGCCAAGCCGGTGGCGGACGTGGCGGCGGAGCGGCAGCAGGCGGCGGTGATTTCGCGCGCCTGCGTGAACTCCAAACCAAAGTGCAAAAATTTTTCCTTGAAGAAGGCGTCGCCGCTATCTTCGAACGCGGCAGCGATGGCGACCTGTCCGCAGGCGGCAGCGATCTTTCGTGGCAAACGCAGCACACAGATGGCGGCACGATTTTCGTGCAATCGGGCGGGCCACGCGATGCCGCGAACGCGGGCAAGGTTCCGCCCCAGGTCGTGCTCGCCGTCGAACATTACAACCGCATGGTGCGCATTCTCGAACGCAACCTGCCGGTCAAAGTCGAACTCAACATCCAAGCCGAATTTCACGAAGAGGCTGCCAGCAAGGGCTTCAACGTGATCGCCGAAATCCCCGGCAGCGACCTCGCCAACGAAGTCGTAATGATCGGCGCGCATTTCGATTCGCATCATTCAGGCACCGGCGCGACCGACAACGCCACCGGCAGCGCCGCGATGATGGAAGCCCTGCGCATTCTCAAAGCGGTCGGAGCCAAGCCGCGCCGCACCATCCGCATCGGCCTCTGGGGCGGCGAAGAGGAAGGGCTGCTCGGTTCGCGCGCCTACGTCAAAGAGCATTTCGCCGATCCGACCAACATGCAACTCAAACCCGACCACGCCAAGCTGGCCGCGTATTTCAACCTCGACAACGGCACCGGGCACATCCGTGGCGTCTGGTCGCAAGGCAATCTCGCCGCGATGAAAGTCTTTGAGCAGTGGGCCGACCCGTTGCGCGACCTCGGCGTCACGATCATCAGCCCGCGCTCAGTCACGAGCACCGATCACCTCTCGTTCGAAGCCGTCGGTTTGCCCGGCTTCCAATTTGTGCAAGAGCGGCTGGAATACAACTCGCGCACACACCATTCCAACATGGACGTGGTGGATCACGTCGTGCGCGACGAGATGGTACAGGTCGCCACGGTCGCGGCGGTCTTTGCCTACAACGCGGCGATGCGGAATGAAAAGTTGCCGCGCAAGGCCTTGCCCGGGCCGTCGCGCAATCCACGCGAACAAGAGAATTGA
- a CDS encoding HNH endonuclease — protein MRVRLAAGHRCGYCLTPQHLLPWELELEHILASANGGTDDEENLWLACRSCNSFKGTQIFALDPLTNRRLRLFNPRRQKWWKHFKWSADGAQIIGLTAPGRASVLALRLNNIFAVAARREWVSAGWYPPKDNP, from the coding sequence ATGCGTGTCCGGTTGGCGGCGGGTCATCGCTGCGGTTACTGCTTAACGCCACAACACCTGCTGCCTTGGGAATTGGAACTTGAGCACATCCTGGCGAGCGCTAATGGCGGTACTGATGACGAAGAGAATCTTTGGCTGGCTTGCCGCTCGTGCAATTCCTTCAAAGGCACCCAAATTTTCGCCCTTGATCCGCTCACCAATCGGCGCCTGCGCCTCTTCAATCCGCGCCGCCAGAAATGGTGGAAGCATTTCAAATGGAGCGCTGACGGCGCCCAGATTATTGGACTGACAGCGCCTGGACGCGCATCTGTTCTCGCGTTGAGATTGAATAACATCTTTGCAGTTGCCGCCCGGCGTGAATGGGTTTCAGCCGGTTGGTATCCGCCCAAAGACAATCCGTAA
- a CDS encoding sulfite exporter TauE/SafE family protein, producing the protein MTTKTYLFIALTAFAAFYLYTWLTAIRRQPNHEPATPTPLHAGIGFVTNFFDTLGIGSFATTTAFFKLWHLVKDEVIPGTLNVGHTLPTLAQAFIYIAIVDVDMPTLIALIIAAILGTWLGAGVVASWSRRNVQIGMGIALLVAAGLTLMQVLGKTAPPGTAKGLTGTMLVLGFAGNFLLGALMSLGIGLYGPCLIMISLLGMDPTTAFPIMMGSCAFLMPVGSAKFISKGSYNLRAAVGLALGGIPAVLIAAYIVKSLPLYYVRWLVIVVVVYTAVMMLRSALSEQQTASNAAA; encoded by the coding sequence ATGACCACCAAAACCTACCTCTTCATCGCGCTCACAGCGTTTGCGGCGTTCTATCTGTACACCTGGCTCACCGCCATCCGCCGCCAACCCAACCACGAACCCGCCACGCCCACGCCCTTGCACGCGGGCATCGGCTTTGTGACGAATTTCTTCGACACGCTGGGCATCGGCTCGTTCGCCACGACGACGGCGTTTTTCAAGCTCTGGCATTTGGTGAAAGATGAAGTCATCCCCGGCACGCTCAACGTCGGCCACACGCTGCCCACACTGGCCCAAGCCTTTATTTACATCGCCATTGTGGATGTGGATATGCCCACGCTGATCGCGCTGATCATCGCGGCGATTCTGGGCACCTGGCTGGGTGCGGGCGTTGTGGCGAGTTGGTCGCGCCGCAACGTGCAAATCGGCATGGGCATCGCGCTGTTGGTCGCTGCGGGTCTCACCTTGATGCAGGTATTGGGCAAAACTGCCCCACCTGGCACGGCCAAAGGATTGACCGGGACAATGCTGGTGTTAGGTTTCGCGGGCAACTTCCTGCTCGGCGCGCTGATGTCGCTGGGCATCGGGTTGTATGGGCCGTGTCTGATTATGATCTCGCTTTTAGGTATGGACCCGACGACAGCGTTCCCGATCATGATGGGTTCGTGCGCCTTCTTGATGCCGGTGGGCAGCGCGAAATTCATCAGCAAAGGCAGCTACAATCTGCGCGCGGCGGTCGGCTTGGCGCTGGGCGGCATTCCAGCGGTGTTGATCGCGGCCTATATCGTCAAATCGTTGCCGTTGTATTACGTGCGCTGGCTGGTGATTGTGGTGGTGGTGTATACGGCGGTGATGATGTTGCGCTCGGCGCTGTCTGAGCAACAAACAGCGAGCAACGCCGCCGCCTAG
- a CDS encoding alanine racemase has translation MAEPKPALAQFPALAAYQIAEIASVQTPALLIYADKVVHNIAVTIRALGGDANRWRPHVKTSKLGFVMHQLAAQGVVNVKCATTLELQTAAAAGATDILVAYPMMGANARRVCALAEQLPHCRISALVENAAQINAWTGSRVGLFIDVNSGLDRTGLEQDRTPELVALAQAIEATGLIFRGLHVYDGHMSKYADLATREVMAHQNYDHLMELVTVLNTAGIIVEEVVTAGTPAFPCAITYQPFNDAPFIQRVSPGTVVYGDCTSTGQLPAEWGYEPAALVVANVVSQPTAQRITCDAGHKAVSADAGVPTCTVLGRPELQPDKPSEEHLPINVPAGATAPTIGEYLYLVPRHVCPTVNNFDHALIVEQGRIVRVERVTARGREVPYAVPGV, from the coding sequence ATGGCAGAACCCAAACCCGCACTCGCCCAATTCCCCGCCCTCGCCGCTTACCAAATCGCCGAGATCGCATCCGTGCAAACGCCCGCGCTGCTCATTTACGCCGACAAGGTTGTGCACAACATCGCCGTGACCATTCGCGCGCTGGGCGGCGATGCCAATCGCTGGCGGCCCCACGTCAAAACCTCCAAGCTTGGCTTCGTGATGCATCAATTGGCCGCGCAAGGCGTCGTCAACGTCAAGTGTGCGACGACGCTCGAATTGCAAACGGCCGCCGCCGCCGGAGCCACTGACATCCTGGTCGCCTATCCGATGATGGGCGCGAATGCGCGGCGCGTCTGTGCATTGGCCGAACAGTTGCCGCACTGCCGCATCTCCGCGCTGGTCGAAAACGCCGCGCAGATCAACGCCTGGACGGGCAGCCGCGTGGGCCTTTTCATTGACGTGAACTCCGGCCTGGATCGCACCGGCCTCGAACAAGACCGCACGCCGGAACTGGTCGCGCTGGCCCAAGCCATCGAAGCCACCGGGCTGATCTTTCGCGGCCTGCATGTTTACGACGGTCACATGAGCAAGTACGCCGATCTCGCTACGCGCGAAGTGATGGCGCATCAAAATTACGATCACTTGATGGAATTGGTCACCGTGCTCAACACTGCCGGGATCATTGTCGAAGAGGTCGTCACCGCCGGCACGCCCGCCTTCCCTTGCGCGATCACGTATCAACCCTTCAACGACGCGCCCTTCATTCAGCGCGTCTCGCCGGGCACGGTCGTTTACGGTGATTGCACCAGCACGGGCCAATTGCCTGCTGAATGGGGCTACGAACCGGCGGCGCTCGTCGTCGCCAACGTCGTCAGCCAACCGACTGCCCAGCGCATCACCTGCGACGCGGGCCACAAAGCCGTCTCGGCGGATGCGGGCGTACCGACCTGCACGGTGTTGGGCCGCCCCGAATTGCAGCCCGACAAACCCAGCGAAGAGCATCTGCCCATCAATGTCCCGGCGGGCGCAACCGCTCCGACCATCGGCGAGTATTTGTATTTAGTCCCGCGCCACGTGTGCCCGACGGTCAACAATTTCGATCACGCGCTGATCGTCGAACAAGGCCGCATCGTGCGCGTCGAGCGGGTGACGGCACGCGGGCGCGAAGTGCCTTATGCAGTGCCTGGCGTATAA